A DNA window from Buttiauxella agrestis contains the following coding sequences:
- a CDS encoding ABC transporter ATP-binding protein encodes MLSLRAVNQFYGESHVLWNLDLELTPGECTCVLGAPGMGKTTLVNCITGYLPVQSGSMTWLEAGHPPQDLLTQPIEGRAALGMSYVAQDRRIFSQLSVEENLQIALLAARIPSRAIPNMIYELFPELYSLRHMRGGELSDYLQQQLALARALVTEPKLLILDEPTFGSGQRFINDLGNIIRRLSRDFGLTILLVEQRLSFIRRVADRFCLLHRGRNVAQGNVALLDDKLVSSWIDP; translated from the coding sequence ATGTTGAGTCTTCGTGCTGTTAACCAGTTTTATGGCGAAAGCCATGTGCTGTGGAATCTGGATCTCGAACTGACGCCCGGCGAGTGCACGTGCGTTCTGGGCGCACCAGGAATGGGTAAAACGACACTGGTCAACTGCATCACGGGTTATCTGCCGGTGCAAAGTGGCAGTATGACCTGGCTTGAAGCAGGCCATCCTCCGCAAGATTTACTGACCCAGCCCATTGAAGGCCGGGCTGCGCTGGGGATGAGCTACGTTGCGCAGGACAGACGCATATTTTCCCAATTAAGCGTTGAGGAAAATCTTCAAATTGCACTATTGGCTGCTCGTATACCGTCACGCGCCATACCCAATATGATCTACGAGCTTTTCCCTGAACTTTACAGCTTGCGCCACATGCGTGGCGGAGAGCTTTCTGACTACCTTCAGCAGCAGTTAGCCCTGGCACGGGCGCTAGTGACTGAACCGAAACTGTTGATTCTTGATGAACCGACTTTTGGCAGCGGCCAGCGTTTTATCAACGATCTGGGAAATATCATCCGTAGGCTAAGCCGTGACTTTGGGCTGACTATCCTGCTGGTAGAACAACGGTTATCGTTTATTCGCCGTGTCGCAGACCGCTTCTGCTTGCTGCATCGTGGGCGAAATGTGGCCCAGGGGAACGTGGCTTTACTGGATGACAAACTGGTTTCCAGTTGGATAGATCCATGA
- the uvrB gene encoding excinuclease ABC subunit UvrB, with protein sequence MSKAFKLNSAFKPSGDQPDAIRRLKEGLEDGLAHQTLLGVTGSGKTFTVANVIADLQRPTMVLAPNKTLAAQLYGEMKEFFPDNAVEFFVSYYDYYQPEAYVPSSDTFIEKDSSVNEHIEQMRLSATKALLERRDVIVVASVSAIYGLGDPDLYLKMMLHLTKGMIIDQRSIIRRLTELQYTRNDQAFQRGTFRVRGEVVDIFPAESDDLALRVELFDEEVERLSLFDPLTGQVDQAIQRFTVYPKSHYVTPRERILQAMEEIKVELADRRKVLLANNKLLEEQRLTQRTQFDLEMMNELGYCSGVENYSRFLSGRGPGEPPPTLFDYLPADGLLIVDESHVTIPQIGGMYKGDRSRKETLVEYGFRLPSALDNRPLRFEEFEALAPQTIYVSATPSHYELEKSGGDVVDQVVRPTGLLDPIIEVRPVGTQVDDLLSEIRKRVEINERVLVTTLTKRMAEDLTEYLEEHGERVRYLHSDIDTVERMEIIRDLRLGEFDVLVGINLLREGLDMPEVSLVAILDADKEGFLRSERSLIQTIGRAARNINGKAILYGDKITPSMAKAISETERRREKQQRYNEENGITPQGLNKKVVDVLQLGEGMAKTKGRMKSKARSVIEDDEIILTPKALQQKIHQLEGKMLEHAQNLEFEEAAQIRDQLHQLRQLFIATS encoded by the coding sequence ATGAGTAAAGCGTTCAAATTAAATTCAGCATTCAAACCTTCAGGCGATCAGCCTGATGCCATTCGTCGCCTGAAAGAGGGGCTGGAAGACGGACTTGCGCACCAGACTTTATTAGGTGTAACCGGGTCCGGTAAAACCTTCACTGTGGCAAATGTGATTGCTGATTTACAACGCCCCACTATGGTGCTGGCTCCAAACAAAACGCTGGCGGCGCAGTTGTATGGCGAGATGAAAGAGTTCTTCCCGGATAACGCGGTGGAGTTCTTCGTTTCTTATTACGACTACTACCAACCCGAAGCCTATGTTCCAAGCTCTGATACTTTTATCGAAAAAGATTCCTCAGTGAACGAGCACATCGAGCAAATGCGCCTGTCAGCAACCAAGGCTTTGCTTGAGCGGCGTGATGTCATTGTGGTGGCGTCGGTGTCTGCGATTTACGGTCTGGGCGACCCGGATTTATATCTGAAGATGATGCTTCACCTGACCAAGGGGATGATCATCGATCAGCGTTCCATAATACGGCGCCTGACGGAGCTGCAATATACCCGCAACGACCAGGCATTCCAGCGCGGTACTTTCCGCGTGCGCGGTGAAGTGGTTGATATCTTCCCGGCCGAGTCGGACGACCTCGCATTACGCGTTGAGCTTTTCGATGAAGAAGTGGAACGGCTCTCGCTGTTTGACCCGCTGACAGGGCAAGTTGACCAGGCTATCCAGCGTTTCACTGTCTACCCTAAATCGCACTACGTCACACCGCGCGAACGTATTCTGCAAGCGATGGAAGAGATCAAAGTTGAACTGGCTGACCGCAGAAAAGTGCTGCTCGCCAACAACAAACTGCTTGAAGAGCAGCGCCTCACGCAGCGAACTCAGTTTGATTTGGAGATGATGAACGAATTGGGTTACTGCTCTGGCGTTGAAAACTACTCGCGCTTCCTTTCTGGCCGTGGGCCTGGCGAGCCGCCGCCAACGCTTTTCGATTATCTGCCAGCCGACGGCTTGCTGATTGTTGATGAATCTCACGTCACTATTCCGCAAATCGGCGGGATGTATAAAGGGGACCGTTCGCGTAAAGAAACGCTGGTGGAATATGGCTTCCGTCTGCCTTCAGCGCTTGATAACCGCCCATTGAGATTTGAAGAGTTTGAAGCACTCGCCCCGCAAACTATTTATGTTTCGGCAACGCCCAGTCATTACGAACTAGAAAAATCGGGTGGCGATGTTGTCGATCAGGTCGTCAGGCCAACCGGTTTGCTCGACCCAATCATCGAAGTTCGCCCGGTGGGGACACAGGTCGATGATCTGCTTTCTGAAATTCGTAAACGTGTCGAAATTAACGAACGCGTTTTAGTGACGACGTTAACCAAACGAATGGCCGAAGATTTGACGGAATATCTCGAAGAGCATGGCGAAAGGGTGCGCTATCTGCACTCGGACATTGATACCGTCGAGCGTATGGAAATCATTCGTGATTTGCGCCTTGGCGAGTTTGACGTGCTGGTGGGTATCAACTTGCTACGTGAAGGCCTGGATATGCCTGAAGTGTCGCTGGTGGCGATTCTGGACGCCGATAAAGAGGGCTTCCTGCGCTCCGAGCGTTCGTTGATTCAGACCATTGGCCGCGCGGCGCGTAACATCAATGGTAAAGCGATTCTGTATGGTGACAAAATCACCCCGTCGATGGCGAAAGCGATTAGCGAAACGGAGCGCCGCCGTGAGAAACAGCAGCGTTACAACGAAGAAAACGGGATTACGCCGCAAGGGCTAAATAAGAAAGTGGTGGATGTCCTCCAGCTTGGCGAAGGCATGGCGAAAACCAAAGGCCGGATGAAGAGCAAAGCGCGTAGCGTGATTGAAGATGATGAAATCATCCTGACGCCAAAAGCGTTGCAGCAGAAAATCCATCAACTCGAAGGGAAGATGCTGGAGCACGCGCAAAATCTGGAATTTGAAGAAGCCGCGCAAATTCGTGACCAGCTTCATCAGTTACGGCAATTGTTTATTGCAACCTCATAA
- the bioF gene encoding 8-amino-7-oxononanoate synthase: MTWQQRIDSALEQRRASGSLRTRQANQQGSGRYLVQDARRYLNFSSNDYLGISQHARVITAWQHGAEIYGVGSGGSGHVTGYNEAHKQFEEQLADWLGYPRALLFISGFAANQAVIAALSEKPDRILADKLSHASLLEAAMHSPAQLRRFAHNDVASLQKLLAQPTEGQQLVVTEGVFSMDGDEAPLAEIAQATRHAGGLLMVDDAHGVGVIGDEGRGSCDQQNVKPDLLVVTFGKAFGASGAAVLCSESMADYLLQFARHLIYSTAMPPAQAYALSAALNVIREDDSRRSQLHANIARFRAGAARLPLELRVSQTAIQPLIVGENQAAIQLAATLREQGFWLTAIRPPTVPQGTARLRITLSASHTFEDIDRLLEALHDATC, from the coding sequence ATGACCTGGCAGCAACGCATCGACAGCGCGCTTGAACAACGGCGCGCCAGCGGCAGCTTACGAACCCGTCAGGCTAATCAGCAAGGTAGTGGCCGTTATCTGGTGCAAGACGCCAGGCGCTATCTGAATTTTTCCAGTAATGATTATCTGGGAATAAGCCAACATGCCAGAGTCATAACCGCCTGGCAGCATGGGGCCGAAATTTACGGCGTTGGCAGCGGCGGTTCCGGGCATGTTACTGGCTATAACGAAGCCCATAAGCAATTTGAAGAACAACTGGCGGATTGGCTCGGTTATCCGCGTGCGCTGCTGTTTATTTCAGGGTTTGCGGCTAATCAGGCGGTGATTGCGGCGCTGAGTGAAAAACCAGACCGCATTCTTGCGGATAAACTCAGCCATGCGTCGCTTCTGGAAGCCGCGATGCATAGCCCGGCGCAACTACGGCGCTTTGCCCATAACGATGTCGCTTCTCTGCAAAAACTGCTTGCGCAGCCAACGGAAGGGCAGCAATTGGTGGTGACGGAAGGCGTGTTCAGCATGGATGGTGATGAAGCACCTTTGGCTGAAATTGCACAAGCTACCCGGCACGCCGGAGGCTTGTTGATGGTTGACGATGCTCATGGCGTCGGCGTAATCGGCGATGAAGGGCGGGGCAGCTGTGACCAGCAAAACGTTAAGCCCGATTTGCTAGTGGTGACATTTGGTAAGGCGTTCGGTGCCAGCGGAGCCGCTGTGTTGTGTAGTGAATCGATGGCAGATTATTTGCTGCAATTCGCTCGCCATCTTATTTACAGCACCGCCATGCCGCCCGCACAGGCATATGCGTTATCGGCGGCATTAAATGTCATTCGCGAGGATGATTCCAGGCGTTCGCAATTACACGCCAACATCGCCCGGTTTCGTGCGGGGGCAGCACGCTTGCCGCTGGAATTAAGGGTCTCGCAAACCGCCATTCAACCGCTGATTGTGGGCGAAAATCAGGCGGCGATTCAGCTTGCCGCCACTTTGCGCGAGCAGGGATTCTGGCTGACTGCGATTCGCCCTCCCACCGTGCCGCAGGGGACTGCGCGGCTGCGTATTACGCTCTCCGCCAGCCACACCTTTGAGGACATCGACAGGCTGCTGGAGGCTTTGCATGACGCGACTTGTTAA
- a CDS encoding helix-turn-helix transcriptional regulator translates to MSEFSFTVIFTLPEKSQNPEQWVEALGAQGCDDALVGVGVTGRIALNFTREAQDAKQAVVSAIKDVKRIIPGAALVEVMPDLVGLTDIAELLGFSRQYMRKVMVSRDAFPQPVHDGKTAIWHLEPVLRWMREAGVSKVPLPLVELSAITRQCNLQRELADVDANIQKQLGQL, encoded by the coding sequence ATGTCAGAGTTTAGTTTTACAGTGATTTTTACACTGCCAGAAAAGAGCCAGAATCCGGAGCAATGGGTTGAAGCCTTAGGTGCTCAGGGTTGTGATGACGCGCTTGTTGGCGTGGGAGTGACCGGCCGCATTGCATTGAATTTTACTCGCGAAGCGCAAGATGCAAAGCAGGCAGTGGTTTCAGCAATTAAAGACGTCAAGCGTATTATTCCAGGGGCAGCATTGGTCGAAGTGATGCCCGACCTGGTGGGGCTTACTGATATCGCTGAACTGCTGGGCTTTTCACGCCAGTATATGCGCAAAGTGATGGTAAGCCGGGATGCATTCCCTCAGCCTGTGCATGACGGTAAAACAGCCATCTGGCACCTTGAGCCTGTGCTGCGTTGGATGCGTGAAGCGGGTGTATCGAAAGTCCCTTTGCCGCTGGTGGAATTATCAGCCATCACCCGCCAATGTAATTTGCAGAGGGAACTGGCTGATGTTGATGCAAACATACAGAAACAACTGGGCCAGTTGTGA
- the bioC gene encoding malonyl-ACP O-methyltransferase BioC: protein MTRLVNKAAIASAFGRAATTYDSHAQLQRESGTLLAKMIEGREISTVLDAGCGTGWYSRVWREKGCHVTALDLSPAMLKHAALNGCADCYLEGDIEAIALSENQVSLAWSNLAVQWCSDLRSGLSELYRVTRAGGCVAFTTLAAGSLSELHTAWQAVDEQSHANHFLPFTQIQEACHGWRCSLQIHEITQYYDSVISAMQSLKGIGATHLHDGRKTSLMTRQQLQKLSLAWPQKEGQFPLTWQLVCGVIERD, encoded by the coding sequence ATGACGCGACTTGTTAACAAAGCGGCTATCGCTTCTGCATTTGGCCGTGCAGCGACCACCTACGACAGCCACGCGCAATTACAGCGTGAGAGTGGAACACTGCTCGCAAAAATGATCGAAGGGCGGGAAATCTCAACCGTGCTGGACGCCGGTTGCGGTACCGGTTGGTACAGCCGCGTATGGCGTGAAAAAGGCTGCCATGTCACGGCTCTGGATCTCTCGCCTGCAATGTTGAAACATGCCGCACTCAATGGTTGTGCTGATTGCTATCTCGAAGGAGATATCGAAGCCATAGCGCTTTCGGAAAATCAGGTTTCCCTCGCCTGGAGCAACCTTGCTGTGCAGTGGTGTAGCGACTTACGAAGTGGTTTGAGCGAGCTTTACCGCGTCACGCGTGCGGGCGGGTGTGTGGCATTTACCACCCTTGCAGCCGGTTCATTAAGTGAATTGCACACTGCCTGGCAGGCGGTGGATGAACAATCTCATGCCAACCATTTCCTGCCTTTTACGCAGATTCAGGAAGCGTGTCATGGCTGGCGGTGTTCTCTGCAAATTCATGAGATTACCCAGTATTACGACAGCGTGATAAGTGCCATGCAATCGCTGAAGGGCATTGGCGCTACGCATCTTCATGACGGGCGAAAAACCTCGTTGATGACCCGTCAACAATTGCAAAAATTAAGTCTCGCCTGGCCGCAAAAAGAGGGGCAATTCCCCCTGACCTGGCAACTCGTTTGTGGAGTTATTGAACGTGATTAA
- the bioD gene encoding dethiobiotin synthase, with amino-acid sequence MIKKWFVTGTDTEVGKTVASCALLQAATAAGFRTVGYKPVASGSEMTAQGIRNSDALALQRNSSVKLGYEQVNPFAFLEPTSPHIVSAQEQRPIDFSQISAGLEALSTKADWLQVEGAGGWFTPLSTTTTFADWVIQEQLPVILVVGVKLGCINHAMLTALAIHNSGLKFAGWIANDVQPTGKRHQEYIATLCDVLKAPMLGEIPFCPEINDQTVLGAHLNISLLSA; translated from the coding sequence GTGATTAAAAAATGGTTTGTCACCGGAACCGATACAGAAGTAGGCAAAACCGTCGCCAGTTGTGCATTGCTACAAGCGGCTACAGCGGCGGGTTTCCGTACCGTGGGATATAAGCCGGTCGCGTCGGGAAGCGAGATGACGGCGCAGGGCATCCGTAATAGCGATGCGCTGGCACTTCAGCGCAATAGCAGCGTTAAATTAGGCTATGAACAAGTCAATCCGTTTGCGTTTCTGGAACCCACGTCGCCGCATATTGTGAGCGCGCAGGAACAACGGCCTATCGATTTTTCGCAAATATCGGCGGGGCTTGAGGCACTTTCAACGAAGGCAGACTGGTTGCAGGTCGAGGGCGCAGGAGGGTGGTTCACACCCCTTTCAACAACCACAACTTTTGCTGACTGGGTGATACAAGAACAACTGCCGGTAATTCTGGTGGTCGGGGTGAAACTGGGCTGTATCAACCACGCCATGTTGACGGCACTGGCAATTCACAACTCCGGCTTAAAGTTCGCAGGCTGGATTGCCAACGACGTTCAGCCAACGGGCAAACGCCATCAAGAATACATCGCGACGCTGTGTGATGTTTTAAAAGCCCCGATGCTGGGTGAAATTCCTTTCTGCCCGGAAATCAATGATCAAACGGTACTGGGTGCTCACCTGAATATTTCTCTTCTTTCGGCATAG